Part of the Drosophila kikkawai strain 14028-0561.14 chromosome 3L, DkikHiC1v2, whole genome shotgun sequence genome is shown below.
TGATTGACAAGTCATTGGAGGGCCGATAACCGCATTTGTAGCCCTTTTGCGAGTCATTTATGGTATGAATTATACAAATATCTAAATTGGGgacaaaataaattgcaaattttagaaaagAAATCCTTGTTGAGGGATAATctgtttaatatttgtttaaaagaaTCTATTAGATTTTAATAGTTATATTTTGGGTTGCAAAATTAATACTGATGATAAGGAATCTAATGTGTTTTCTAGCTACTGATTAACTTGttggttaatttatttaacagatttcaaatttatttatagaatttataagATAAGTCATCGCCTTTAAGATATCATTTGTATtaccaaataaaatttttgatatttagattatgataaattaataatttcctcattaatttaatataaaactgaATGGCATAGTAATAAGCTTAGCTgacttttctttaaaattattaattattgtaataaatattaattattgtaataaatattaattattctCTGTAAAACCAATGTGCTAATAGTAGTTTCCAAAATGCTCTGTTTACTTTCTGTGGAAGGTGTGACATAACGATCCCAGAACTGAAATGTGTTGATTGATTTCGTCATAACAAAATCTAAACACatcattttaaaaagttttgtgtttttgttgtttctctAAATAGGTTTCGTTTTTGATTTTACCAAAATTAATTAACGTTAATTATGAAGTATTAAAGAACATGGGGAATCTACGTGATTGTTGGGATTTAAGATCCTAATATAGAAAATAGACAAACTGTAAAATAATCtcttttctaaaataaatatgtaaattaatataaaattaataaaatattaatattaataatacatttaaatataaataaaagcaaaataaagagGTAAAGAACTGCATCTTCTAACTATTCATAGCCCTACTTAGCTTTATGGATCTCTTATGAGATCAATGCTAAGTGCTCTGCTTCCAAGTGCCAAGCATGTCCCACATCCCAACTTTCCCCTCGCTTCCATCTCCCGCCAAAGTCGTGACGTAACGGTCGGTTGTCAGTGGAAAAGTCAATGCCTTTCAGAGGcagaatttaaatgaaaatggagCCGATAACCGACGCGTCGCCTGCCTGACCCACGTGTTCTCCTAGCTAGCGTCTCCTAGAGAGCAATTAGCATGGCAGTGCTAGGTCGCCACGGATTCCTGCGATAAAATGTCAAAGATAAGACGAGGGTCGCTAGCCCCACTCTCCGCTTTCCCCCGCTCCACACACTTTCCACACATGTGCTACTGCTGCCTGGGTGTTTGCATAAGAGGCCAAAGATTCGGATTTGGACGATGCCCTTACTTGTTGTGCTCCTCGGGACTGTTCAGATCGAAGCTGCCATTCTTTCGGCCGCTCTCCTTGATGCTCTCGAACTTTTCAAAGTTTTGCGCCAGGCCTGCAACAACGATGAAAAGATGATGTAAATTATCAGCATGCAGTGGAAAATGccggcaaaacaaaaagctaaCAGAGCCAGAGAGCCAGAATGGGGGCCAAAGAGAGCAGAGCGCCAAGAGCGCGTTGGGGCTCTGGCAAATGTTGTGACATAACAGCTGGGGCATGTTGCCTCTCTGCTagggttttattttgtgtgCCTTCTCGAATAATTAAATGTTacatgtttttgttgctgctgctttacTTACCGCGACGCGATTTAGCAACTATTTTGCTGGGTCCCTTGTTGATGGTGTACATTGTTTATGTCCTTTCGACTTCCTTTCTCCGCTGCTGGTGTTTTCCTTCTGGCAACGAAATACTATTCTGCTATTTTGGCGACTGCCGTGCTATGTTTTTAGCTTTCCCCACTTTGTCACACCTGACGTATATATCTGAGAGCtcgttattgttgttgttgcagttgttCTTGGGCAATCATATGATCAGTAGTGGATCCCGCCGTCTCCTCGCCTCCTTCTTCTCGTCTGTCCGCCGGTCATCGTTTTTAGCGGTTACACAATGCACAGTTAGCTCTGATTTCGTTCTTTCCCATTAACACTCGCCGAATCAATTGATTTCATTCACTGGCCTGAGTCGAGAAAGCACAATCACAATCACACTCAATTGCTCCTGGATAGGTTGGTTTTATAACGTTCTGTGCGTTACCGGAGCTCCAATGCAAGTGCTCCATTCAAATCGAAATAACGAACTAACAGGCGCCATATGTTAACGCGTTTATGCGGTGAAGTTTGCGAAGTTCTGGTTATCGGAATCTTCATTTTATTATAAGACCAAGCAGACCTTCCGTTTGAATCCTAAAATTAGGAAAGCATAATTTCTGTTGCTTGGtttataacaaatttgtttaaaatccTTAGAATATGCCAGAATTCCTAGTTACATACTACaaatcataaatttattttccgcATAAACGAACCAACCGATACACGTGCAGAGAAACCATATGTTTTTGTAAGTGTGTACACACTGCTTGAAGGTAGTAATTTTGCTTACTTGGGCGCGTATTTTTGATTCGTTTAAAATCACTgttatctaaaaaattaaaagcggaattatagaattttaaatatattttgtttaaactatataaaagaaaaagtaaatGAAGTTGGACTAGgggagaaataaaatatatatttcggaTTTGGTTGGAAATATTAATTCCTCAATCATagtttattttagttatttaatttatattttagttaatttaatttactttccaaaaattttacaacttgaaatttttcaataactttaaatataaaatttgcTTTGTTTGAAAAAGGTTTTGCGAAATCTGAAAATTATAACGAATACTTTCCAAATGCATCCATTTATGACCGTCTTccgaaaatgcattttattttctaccTGCGCGCATAATTTTGAACGCATTAAAAACGGATTAGCTGGGCTTTCGgcggaaaatttaattacgaGCAGGTAACACCATAAAATGACAGATGCGGGGGAAAGATTAGCAAAGTACTTTCCACACTGAGTTTTATGTCATAGCACTGAAATTGCACACCCATCAAGGCGATATAAATAGGCCCGGGAGTCAAATGGAAGTCAGTAGCAAGCCGTCAACGTCAAGCAACGTATAACTTCCTGATCAACCAGAAGCatttcgaaaaaaagaaatatcatGTCGACCACCAACAACGAAGCCAGCCAATTATTGCAGCGTCTGAGCAGCCTGAAGATTGTGGAAACTCCCAAGGACCAGAAGGAAGTCGGCGCTACTCGGGAATGCTACTCACTGGACAGCAAGAAATTCCAACGGGTCCAACCCACCACCCCATGCAGTGGCGGACCCGGAAAGTTTGACACCGATTTAAAGAAACGCCGCAAAATCAAGCGCAACAACCGCATCCACACCTACGAGGCCGACAAACACTTTATCAAGGCACGCAAATCCTTGAGCTTCTAATCGCAATAGGCCCCGATGTAATCAACATAGTCATAAGCAGCCTTTTGATTTCAAATCAAATACATTTACTAGTTTTCTTCcgtacaataaaaaatatttcaaaataaactcTGTAAATCCTTTCTTGAATTTATCAATATGAAGGCTGTATTTTTGCTTGTAGTCACGCTACTTCTGCTGGTAAGTGTGCCTACCTTGGCTTAGGTCCTTGGAGTCCTGTGTAATTGATAATATTTTGCAGCTTGCAGCACTGGCTGATAGCTGCTCCTGTGGCAAAGAGGCGAACTTAGAGTGCGGATGTTCAAAACGACCATAAAATAGCCAAAAAGATTCTAAAAGAGTTAATTTACAGtttcatttacaaaaaatcatcttataatttcatttcattgtcATTTTGAAAATTCCATTTTTGAATTCGATTGCAAAACGGCTTGATTAAAAAGTATAATCGATATATCATCTAATGAGGAATATCGATATTCTTGCAACTGTCTTGCAGCCCTAGTCAACAGCTGTTTTGTGGAAGCGGCGAACTTGCAAAAACCCAAACAAAAGTGTTAATATTTCACAAAATTAGTTAAATAACACCAAATTTAAGCATTATTAAAAGATGGCAGACATGGCGGCAACCAACGAGGGTAATTCCAACAGCAGTGAAGCTGGTAAATGTCAAATAATGGCCTACACCTTAAGACTCATCCTATAAAACATCTTGATCTTctgtgtttttaatatttagccCAATTTCTGAGTAGTAAACAATTGATTaacatatttgtttattta
Proteins encoded:
- the Z600 gene encoding protein Z600: MSTTNNEASQLLQRLSSLKIVETPKDQKEVGATRECYSLDSKKFQRVQPTTPCSGGPGKFDTDLKKRRKIKRNNRIHTYEADKHFIKARKSLSF